The Oryzias latipes chromosome 8, ASM223467v1 genomic interval cttttctttttcttaatttctttctttcattgacCAGTTCAATCCAGTGAGTTATAGTAGAGGCTTCATGCTGAGGAATGAATGTTTTGCTTCCAAATGATCTGTTTCTTACCAggtaaaatgatttatttccatAACGAAGAACACACAGTCAATAATGCATCAATATCCTAATgattttgtctgtgttttattaaaaagaggacaaacaGTTTTCAATAACTGCAGCATTTCTATACAGttcttgcaaaataaaaaaaacatctgtacaCTCCGGGTCTGTTCAGGAGGTTGGGAGGACAGcagtagaaaaatgaaaacctaCAACAGAACAGAGATCTGGTATCCACTGCTTTAAGGTAAAGCTGAATAAGACTGAAGCGAAGTGTGTTCCATCCTTTTGTGGACTCAGATTGTAGATGAAATGGTAAAGAGCATTTATGatctttttatttagaaagctGTTCTGTAATAATCCCTCCAGATGAGGATTAGTGAGATGAGTTAGTTTACTaaaatgcatccatttgcaCTCTAGGAACACTGATACCTACAGAAAAAGCCATTTGAAATCTGCCTAATAATAGGCCAGTCGGCTCCCCTTACCTGCACTGAGTCTGACTATGAATTTGCAAAGAGTTGTGTGATTTATTGTACCTGGTTTTATCTGCAAATAGGGCAAATTGCCCATAAACTCAGTTTAGATAATTCTGTTTCAACATCCAACCTGTGTTAgtttaggaaaaacaaaatcaggttTTCTTTAAGCTAAAAGATTATAATAATATAGACTTATATATCTGGCTTGATTAATGAAACAGCTTCTGGTCATCATGTGGAGAAGGAAGAAAGTGCTCTGAAGCGTCGGAAAACACACTTTACAGAATCATGCTCCTACATAGCTAGAAATAATACTACAGAATGCATGTGCACTCtcaaaaatgaggaaaagaagagacaaataatacattttggCTCGGTCTAACCGCACAATATGTAACTTAGCAGCACTTTTCATCAACATTCATAGCCATAGCTCACAGTTGAGCCTTCTCTGTCCTTTCTCCGCCGAACAGTAttgcacataaaaacacaaaaacccgCAAGAGGCGGCAGCAACCTGCACAGTGAGTCACAACGTATTGCTTCTGCTTTCTGTGAGATCTAGTGCAGGGTGTGCTCAAAAGCCCGACCACCAGAGCGCCAGCACAGGAGCTGAGACTTTTGATAAAGGCACACATTGCAAAAGATTCTGCACACATGGATGATAGGTTGAGGAGCTTAGTGTATTTGTGCAACTCAAAATTGTTCTTTGTCACGCCAACACAGGTAAAAAGACTGAAGAGACTTTGCTAAGAGGCCAGCTCGTTAACAAATGATACCTTGTTTTTGTGCCTGTGATCTGACTTAAAATCATTTCATgcaaaatatgattaaaaagtCATGAATTTAGATTGCCATTTACAACGACTTTCGTTCTTTTAGCTATCACAACTTCATGTGACATTTattcatcttaaaaaaatctaGGATGCATAATCCATTAAGTGCAAACAAGGAGCTTAAAACacataacttcttttttcaatcCTGAATCCAACAgacttaaatattaaaatataatcCTTTTAGGCCATATTCTCAGGATCAGACTGAGCTTTATGTGCATGATGACATGTaatttattcaacccatcaggCTCAAGACAGGTTTTTGGTTAAACTTCCCCTTAAAAAGACTAAAGTTTATATTTCACTGGTGTCTTGTGAGCTTCGTTAAGCTGAATTTCACACTCAAATCACAGTCTACAGATTGTCATGCATGATTTAGAAACATTAAGCAGGACCAAAGTTAAAGCAAACTTCATTGTAACCTTCACACCTGAAATTATATTTGTGATTCTGCTGTCAAAGGCCTTGATTCTAAAGGCAAAGAATCCAGGTTGCACTCAGCATCTGATGCCAGATCTGTGCCTGTGTCCCCAAGTGCACAACCCTCAGTGTCCCTCATCAATctgttctcctcttcctcaaacTCCTCCTCCATTTCAACTTTTTCCAGAGCCACCTCGTTCTCGTAACAAAAGGAGTTCCTCATGCTCGAAGCAGCAGACTTCTTCTCTGCCAGCTCCCTGGCGCTGCAGCTGGGTGTGCTGGGCACCTCGTAGGTGTTGTCAAAGCGAGAGTAGTCCACTTTGTAGTAGttcttttcttcaaaaagcACTGGCTCAAAGCGGTGGCCCCAGAGAATCTCCCCGGCCACATAGGAACTCCGGCACTGAGTTGTCATCGCGGTGGCCTCCACCATTCCCTCAAGAATCACCACAATCTCAAAGTCTGATGTTTCCAAATCCTGTTTGTTCATCTCGTAGAAAGGGCTGTCCTCATCTATTTCGTGCACGATGGTAATTGGAGACACCAGGAAGATTCTGTCGATGCCACTGTCAAAGCCTACATCAATGTCCATCTGATCCAAAGGGATGAACTCTCCCTCTGCCGTTGTGCGGGATTTAAGGAGCTGCGCCCTAACATGGGCTTCCACCAGGTGACTCTTCCTCAGGTTCCCAACTCGCCACATCAGGCAAAGTTTCCCATCTCTCATGGCCACTGTGGCAAAGTGGCTAAACACCAGCGTCTCGTTCCTCTTTTTGGGCTTTGCCATCTTGGCCATAACAGCACCAATGATAAAAGCATCAATGATGCAGCCAACGATGCTTTGGAATACCACCATGAAAACAGCGATGGGGCATTTTTCCGTCACGTAGCGATAGCCGTAACCGATCGTGGTTTGGGTCTCAACCGAAAACAGGAATGCAGCGGTGAAACTGTCCACATTGGAAACGCACATTTGGGTTTCATTCTCTAAGTCCCCATAAAAAAGCGCCACCAGCCAGAAGACTAATCCAAAAAACAACCAGGACAGCAGGAAGGACAGGCAGAATACGAGCACCATCCAGCGCCAGCGGATGTCCACGCAGGTGGTGAAGATATCTGCCAGGTAACGCTGGCTCTTCTCACTCATATTGATAAACTGCACGTTGCAGTGGCCATCCTTACTGACAAAGCGGCTTTGCTGTTGGTGCCCTGTGTGCCCTTTGTTGACGTCGCCATTGCCGTAGCCATTTGGAACAGCAATGGCCGCCAGCTTCATGCCGTCTTCCTCAGAGGACACAATGCTGTATCGGTGGCTTCGCACACTCCCCATCACTTCCAGCGGGGAGGGCTGGGCCGCTTCTGCTTTGGAAAACAGTCTAAGTTTTTGATAGAAGCGTTGGAGAAACAGTTTTGAATGCTACTGGGGACAAGCTGAAGCAGAAAATGTGGCGAACAGGACTCGGTCCTGCTGGGAACAGGGACGCGGGGCCTGTGCTTCTCTGGGTGTGCTGCGTTGGTGAGGGCAGCTCAGGCCTCGT includes:
- the LOC101171082 gene encoding inward rectifier potassium channel 2; translated protein: MGSVRSHRYSIVSSEEDGMKLAAIAVPNGYGNGDVNKGHTGHQQQSRFVSKDGHCNVQFINMSEKSQRYLADIFTTCVDIRWRWMVLVFCLSFLLSWLFFGLVFWLVALFYGDLENETQMCVSNVDSFTAAFLFSVETQTTIGYGYRYVTEKCPIAVFMVVFQSIVGCIIDAFIIGAVMAKMAKPKKRNETLVFSHFATVAMRDGKLCLMWRVGNLRKSHLVEAHVRAQLLKSRTTAEGEFIPLDQMDIDVGFDSGIDRIFLVSPITIVHEIDEDSPFYEMNKQDLETSDFEIVVILEGMVEATAMTTQCRSSYVAGEILWGHRFEPVLFEEKNYYKVDYSRFDNTYEVPSTPSCSARELAEKKSAASSMRNSFCYENEVALEKVEMEEEFEEEENRLMRDTEGCALGDTGTDLASDAECNLDSLPLESRPLTAESQI